In one window of Chryseobacterium sp. JV274 DNA:
- a CDS encoding pyruvate dehydrogenase complex E1 component subunit beta, producing MAEYTFREVIAQAMSEEMRKDESIFLMGEEVAEYNGAYKASKGMLDEFGPKRVIDTPIAELGFTGIAVGAAMNGNRPIVEYMTFNFSLVGIDQIINNAAKIRQMSGGQWNCPIVFRGPTASAGQLGATHSQAFENWFANIPGLKVVVPSNPYDAKGLLKTAIQDNDPVIFMESEQMYGDKMEIPEEEYYLPLGKADIKREGTDVTLVSFGKIMKLALQAAEDMAKEGISVEVIDLRTVRPLDFDTILASVKKTNRLVILEEAWPFASISSEITYMVQQKAFDYLDAPIKRITTPDAPAPYSAALFAEWFPKLEKVKEEIKKAMYVK from the coding sequence ATGGCAGAATATACTTTTCGTGAGGTAATTGCACAGGCAATGAGCGAGGAAATGCGTAAAGACGAATCCATCTTTTTAATGGGGGAGGAAGTTGCAGAATACAATGGTGCTTATAAAGCTTCAAAAGGAATGCTTGATGAGTTTGGTCCTAAAAGAGTAATTGATACTCCAATTGCAGAACTTGGTTTTACAGGAATTGCTGTGGGGGCTGCGATGAATGGTAACAGACCAATTGTAGAGTATATGACATTCAATTTCTCATTGGTAGGAATTGATCAGATTATCAATAATGCTGCAAAAATCCGTCAGATGAGTGGTGGGCAATGGAACTGTCCGATTGTTTTCCGTGGACCTACGGCTTCTGCAGGACAATTAGGAGCTACCCATTCTCAGGCTTTTGAAAACTGGTTTGCAAACATTCCCGGCCTTAAAGTAGTGGTTCCTTCAAATCCTTACGATGCGAAGGGGTTGTTAAAAACTGCAATTCAGGATAATGACCCGGTTATTTTCATGGAATCTGAGCAGATGTATGGAGATAAAATGGAAATTCCTGAAGAAGAATACTACTTACCATTAGGAAAAGCAGATATCAAGAGAGAAGGTACAGACGTTACTTTGGTTTCTTTCGGTAAAATCATGAAGCTGGCTTTACAGGCTGCTGAAGATATGGCTAAAGAAGGAATCTCTGTAGAGGTTATTGACCTTAGAACAGTTCGTCCTCTTGATTTTGATACTATTCTGGCATCAGTGAAGAAAACAAATAGATTGGTTATTTTAGAAGAAGCTTGGCCATTTGCTTCTATATCTTCTGAAATTACTTATATGGTACAGCAAAAAGCATTTGATTATTTAGATGCTCCTATCAAGAGAATTACTACTCCTGATGCACCTGCACCATACTCTGCAGCATTATTTGCAGAATGGTTCCCTAAGCTTGAAAAAGTAAAAGAGGAAATTAAAAAAGCGATGTACGTAAAATAG
- a CDS encoding DUF2147 domain-containing protein has protein sequence MKKLLLTFALSLFSVLTFAQIEGKWRTIDDETGKPKSIVEIFKKSDGKYYGKVVQLLITPENPNCVECKDDRKNKPILGMEVIRGLSKDGNEFNGGTITNPKNGKTYKCFIIRKGDKLTVKGYIGISLIGKTQTWEKAN, from the coding sequence ATGAAAAAATTATTGTTAACGTTCGCGCTTTCTTTGTTTAGTGTACTCACGTTTGCGCAGATAGAAGGTAAGTGGAGAACAATAGATGATGAAACTGGAAAACCAAAGTCTATTGTTGAGATTTTTAAAAAATCTGATGGGAAATACTATGGGAAAGTTGTTCAGTTGCTGATCACTCCAGAAAACCCTAATTGTGTTGAATGTAAAGATGACAGAAAAAACAAACCTATTTTAGGAATGGAAGTGATTAGAGGACTTTCAAAAGACGGGAATGAGTTCAATGGAGGGACCATTACCAATCCAAAGAATGGTAAAACATATAAGTGTTTTATCATCAGAAAAGGAGATAAACTGACTGTAAAAGGATATATTGGAATATCTCTTATTGGAAAAACCCAAACTTGGGAGAAAGCTAATTAA
- a CDS encoding LTA synthase family protein, which produces MKFLKGLRKQEVLALVYRIFLAYFFYQIARLLFWYFNKDLIKVDSVSEYIKLAFHGTAFDTTAILYVNALFILLSLLPLVINTKKVFQKILFWLYFITNGIAYAMNFGDFIYYKFSQARLTSAVFQVAEHESNVSQTLMISVGEHPFVLIWFVVLMGLWVFLYKRIKVEDVKPVKLLPYFITSIITLCLTAVLVVGGIRGDFKHSTRPINMVDATRFVTNPLQGNMVLNSTFSFFRTLNTNNFKEVHFVDQKYIEENVQPYKVYDRKVENRPNIVIFIVESFGREYSGAFNKDKNIKDYVSYTPFIDSLAGQSLIFPNTFANGRQSIHGMSSVLAGIPSLTDAFTGSPYSNQKIQSIVSVCNDLGYDTSFYHGAPNGSMGFLGFGNILGFKHYFGKTEYNHDEDFDGMWAIWDEPFLQYFAKNVGKKQPFMTTVFTASSHHPFKIPEKYNGKFKKGKIEIHEPMQYTDYAIKQYFETAKKQPWYNNTIFVFTGDHTNQVYYPEYERAMNRYAVPLIFYSPNPEYQLKGVSQEIAQQADIYPTLADLIGYNKPIRSWGRSLVSDKKYPFIIVNSDGSTDQFMIGNYIYRFDGKEIIGVYAQSDLSLEKNLLNEVKNPEVEAGKKTAKAWYQDYMDRVINRKLN; this is translated from the coding sequence ATGAAATTTTTAAAAGGATTGAGAAAACAGGAAGTTCTGGCATTGGTTTACAGGATTTTTTTGGCCTATTTTTTTTATCAGATTGCCAGACTTTTATTCTGGTATTTTAATAAAGATCTGATTAAAGTTGACTCTGTTTCAGAATATATAAAGCTGGCCTTCCATGGTACAGCTTTCGATACCACAGCTATTTTATATGTCAATGCCTTGTTTATACTCCTTAGTCTATTGCCTTTGGTGATCAATACAAAAAAGGTTTTTCAAAAAATTCTCTTTTGGCTGTATTTTATCACCAACGGGATTGCTTATGCCATGAATTTCGGGGATTTTATTTACTATAAATTCTCACAGGCAAGACTTACCTCTGCCGTATTTCAGGTGGCTGAACATGAATCCAATGTTTCCCAAACGCTGATGATTTCCGTAGGAGAGCATCCTTTTGTGTTGATTTGGTTTGTTGTTTTAATGGGATTGTGGGTTTTCCTTTACAAAAGAATAAAAGTAGAAGATGTTAAGCCTGTGAAGCTGCTTCCTTATTTTATTACGTCCATTATTACTTTGTGCCTCACTGCAGTTTTGGTTGTGGGAGGAATCAGAGGCGATTTTAAACATAGTACCAGACCTATTAATATGGTAGATGCTACCCGTTTTGTAACAAATCCATTGCAGGGAAATATGGTACTCAACAGTACATTCTCCTTTTTCAGGACTTTAAATACCAATAATTTTAAGGAAGTTCATTTTGTGGATCAAAAATATATTGAAGAAAATGTACAGCCTTATAAAGTATATGACAGAAAAGTTGAAAATCGTCCCAATATTGTTATTTTCATTGTAGAGTCTTTCGGGAGAGAATATTCCGGAGCTTTTAATAAAGATAAAAATATTAAAGATTACGTTTCTTACACTCCGTTTATAGATAGCCTTGCTGGCCAGAGTCTGATTTTTCCCAATACTTTTGCGAATGGAAGACAGTCGATTCACGGGATGAGCAGCGTGTTGGCCGGAATTCCGAGTCTTACTGACGCTTTTACCGGATCGCCTTATTCCAACCAGAAAATTCAGTCTATTGTGTCTGTTTGTAATGATCTGGGGTATGATACTTCTTTTTATCATGGAGCACCAAATGGTTCTATGGGATTCCTTGGATTTGGAAATATTTTAGGATTTAAACACTATTTCGGAAAAACAGAATACAATCATGATGAAGACTTCGACGGAATGTGGGCGATATGGGATGAGCCCTTCCTTCAGTATTTTGCTAAAAATGTCGGGAAGAAACAACCTTTCATGACTACGGTGTTCACTGCTTCATCACATCATCCTTTTAAAATACCTGAAAAATATAACGGTAAATTTAAAAAAGGGAAAATTGAAATACATGAGCCGATGCAGTATACGGATTATGCGATCAAACAATATTTTGAAACCGCAAAAAAACAGCCCTGGTATAACAATACGATCTTTGTTTTCACCGGAGATCATACCAATCAGGTGTATTATCCTGAATACGAAAGAGCGATGAACCGTTATGCAGTTCCATTGATTTTCTATTCTCCGAATCCTGAATATCAGTTAAAAGGAGTGAGCCAGGAAATAGCACAGCAGGCAGACATCTATCCTACATTGGCGGATCTTATAGGATACAACAAACCAATCAGAAGCTGGGGCAGAAGTTTGGTAAGTGATAAAAAATATCCTTTTATAATCGTAAATTCAGATGGAAGTACAGATCAGTTCATGATTGGAAACTATATTTATCGTTTTGACGGAAAAGAAATCATCGGAGTATATGCTCAATCTGATCTGAGCCTTGAAAAAAACCTTCTAAATGAGGTTAAAAACCCTGAAGTTGAAGCTGGAAAGAAAACGGCAAAAGCCTGGTATCAGGATTATATGGATAGGGTGATTAACAGAAAGCTCAATTAA
- a CDS encoding CDP-alcohol phosphatidyltransferase family protein — MNFIKNNLANALTLANLFAGCIGAIHLILGDYQTTAICLILSSIFDFFDGFVARALKSNSNLGLQLDSLADMVSFGVIPGLTMYKALEPFGAELLGIHFPFEIKYLGLIVTVFSCLRLAIFNLDEEQRYYFKGLNTPTNTVLLFGLYYAFKETGTFSFLFDNELLLILLTLLTSWLLISPIKMMAMKFKSKQLKDNYPKVVLLVGGIAILAIFQVVGIPMLVIYYIVVSLVFQGQLK, encoded by the coding sequence ATGAATTTTATAAAGAATAATCTGGCCAATGCCTTAACCCTGGCTAACTTATTTGCAGGCTGTATAGGAGCAATACATCTAATTTTAGGAGATTATCAGACGACTGCAATCTGCCTTATTCTCTCTTCGATTTTCGATTTTTTCGACGGCTTTGTAGCGAGAGCATTAAAATCAAATTCCAATCTTGGGCTTCAGCTGGATTCTCTTGCGGATATGGTAAGCTTTGGAGTAATTCCCGGACTTACGATGTATAAAGCTCTTGAGCCCTTTGGTGCTGAGCTTCTTGGCATTCACTTTCCGTTTGAAATCAAGTATCTCGGATTGATTGTTACCGTATTTTCATGCCTGAGACTTGCTATCTTCAATCTTGATGAAGAGCAACGTTATTATTTCAAAGGATTGAATACGCCTACCAATACTGTTTTACTGTTTGGTCTCTACTATGCGTTTAAAGAAACCGGAACTTTTAGCTTTTTGTTCGATAATGAACTATTGCTGATTTTACTGACTCTTCTTACGTCATGGCTTCTGATCAGCCCGATTAAAATGATGGCCATGAAATTCAAATCCAAACAATTGAAAGACAACTATCCTAAAGTAGTATTACTGGTAGGAGGAATTGCCATTCTTGCGATATTCCAGGTAGTAGGAATCCCAATGCTCGTTATTTATTATATAGTAGTCTCCCTTGTTTTTCAGGGACAGTTAAAATAA